cacccccactcgacctctccgctccgcctgcactagaagactggctctacctccgctacgctcccctgcctccagagcccactccttcttcacccttgctccgcagtggtggaatgaccttcctacagatgtcaggactgcccagtccctgaccacattccggcacctccttaagactcacctcttcaaacagcacctgtagaactcctctgtttgtatcctgggacactatcacccttcatttaaatgtgctttattttgctcttatctgccccctattttactgcatttaatcctgtacttcaaatactgtaatctgccaagtgtttaacctgtagtattttgtatttaatcatatcctgatgtaactatcactatttaatcatatcctgatgtaactatcactattatctgctgtattattgaattgtggtttgtcacacttgaacaaaagttattgtatttcttgctcttattgtattacttgtattgtaacacttgaaatgtatttgcttacgattgtaagtcgccctggataaggacgtctgctaagaaataaataataataataataataataataatttattgaacacaaggaggttaagtgacttgctcagggtcacacaatgagtcagtggctgaggtggggtttgaaccggcgacctcctggttacaagccccttttctttaaccactggaccacacagcctcctataattttATAAAACCAGACATTTCTAATAATTAGCatattattgtggcaattgcaaTCAAGAAGCCTACCTTTATAAAGAGGGATGTCATCTGTTCTGAAGTGTTATAGTACCTTGAAACACTGTGAATCATTCTTATGGCATTAATCAAATTTGTGATGCCTTTGATCATTGTTacctggaaaaaaatactttcactGAATCTTGGACAGCACATGTAACTTTGACTAAAATAATCTGAAGaaatttgagtttattttttattatttaaatcataAAACCCATAAAGGGCCAATAAATCACTGTTTGTGGAAAACAACAGCGAAGTTGCTAGGTGATAACTACAAAACATTCATGTCTAAATTGATTGGACTCACCGGGTCACAGTTATACAGAGGCTGACAGACCTTCTCCAGTGTATATAAAAATTTTACATTATCCTTTGCTTCATTAGCAGAATCAGTAATTCTTGCATCCAGCTCTCTCCATGCctaaacaaagacaaaaacatgTGACGCTTataattaactttaattaaacATGTACAAGTAATGCTGCTTAGATAATACAGTCACAGCATTTTACTTAGtagcagctttttttttcaacatacgtactatattttaaataagaaaacaagaaTAGGATGTAAGATTTACGCTGGTTGAGATGAGGTGACATGTAAATGCCACAATATCATGGTTCAATGTTCTTGCCTTTCTGAGCTTACAATGCAGCTCCCTCCAGTCAAAATGTGACAGAGAGGTGGAGAAAAATGGATTATGGGACAAACAAAAGGAGAAGCTAAAGGCATAACATTAATAGAATGTGATCAGCTCAGATTTTCTTCCATTAACAATTCcacttattttgaattatttagcCCTACTTCCATTTTTACTTACTTTAAGTGTTTTGGAGCGACTGATATTTAAAGCATGGATGACAGTCTTGCAGTCATGCCCATTGATGTGCTCAATGATGGAATTGAATTTAGCAGACATTCGTTTCCAGTGATCCAGCTCAGTTAAGGGGCCTGAAGCATCAGCCTCTTTTCTCATCTGGTCACTTTCTGTAAGAACCTATAAAGAATAAAAACCATGAGCGTATGTCCACTTGAATAAATAGAAAATACTATACATGCAACAGCAGAGTTGCCAGGTTCAGTATGTCTCTTTGTTGTGTGCATGTCTGTCTTCAGTGGAATTAATTTCAATTCCATTTGTTTTCTGAATGGGATAGCTTCAGAGTAGGGGTGTCAAAATCaaatgtgacctttgacctcagcTTAGCCTTGCTGTATCTGGCAGGTAACTTCAATTGTAAGCCAGTCCACAATCGCTGGGATATTATGTTATACAAACTACATTTGCGGatctaaatattaataataatatatgaaccCAGCTGTGGTTTTCCACAAGAGATTATTTATCGACCCAGTTCTTAAAGTATGTCAGTAATACATTTATTGCGATTATTTTTAGGTTCACTTAGAAAAAATTAGGGCCACCAAAATCTCTAATGGACCACCAGTCAAGATTTTCTTGACTGGTGGTAAAAGTGGCCACCTCCTCAAAAAAGTATTAATCCCAcgccatggctgtaaattcaaaattagaaatATGAACAGTTGATTACCATGAAGCATATCAACCGTATGTATAGAATAGTATTGAATTAATAACCAATAAATAGTGTAATTAAATTGGATACATTGTATTTAATAAGCAAATTAGGTATTATTATCATGatgaagtatattaaaatgactgatgactgtacagtatgtgaaataaCATAATGTACAAATATAGTGTGACATCCAGAGGGACAGGATTAGCTCAATAAAGAAGTGATATAACAATGATTAAACACAATTGGGACTCATTTGGAAACATGCAGGTGTGAACTTCTTCACCGACATGAAAAACAAGGGACCAAGCTCGTCCCAACTGTGTCTTGTTTAAGTTGTCCCTTTTTTGTATTACACTGAGGGCTGTGCACTTACCTGTTCTATCTGTTTGTACCACATCATGAGCACTTCCTCTAGCTGATCAATCATATCCACATCTGAGGCTGCTGTCATCAGATCCTCGAAGGACTGCAGTTTGGAGAGATCAATGAGAGTAGTCTTCTTCAGCTTCACAGCCCCCTCAATGCTTACTCTAGTGCCTACAGGTCATGCACAGGATAAACACAGTACTTTATTATGGTACGCACTGCCACCAAGGCAGGATTTTGCATATACTTTAAAAACCCATTACACATTGTAAATAGTGAGTTTCATTCTTTAAACAGGTGTCCAGTAAAAAGTGTGCCCTTCTCCATACCTGACTCAAAGTTTATTGGCCTCAGTGGGAATCCTGATGTACTATATTCTATTCACTACAAATCCTCCTTACCATCTAAGAAAGCAATGTATCGACGGATGCCATCTTTGAAATTCTGTTTCTCCTTCTCTCCATGCTTGGACAGGTTTAGTGCACCCCAGTTCTCAGTTGCACAGACAGCTGGAAAGAAAATGTTTGCCAAAATGTTTCTTGTTCCTGTCAGCAACCCCTCAGaggcatccagcatagaaaaatAGGTCTCCTGCAAACAAAAATATTGAATAACCTATTCAATGAATCTAGGATTAAAGTTAAAATGAGGATTAAAGACCAAAATTACTTACTGGAAATAATAAATGTCACCCTTTGTGTGCAAGAGGAATGGGAGCATTTTTTCTAGGCATTTTGTATAGGCATTTAGGCTACATGCTAGTCTACACATTTCTACTCACAAAAGGAGAAGCTATAATTTTCTACTATTTTAAAAGAAAGCATACCTCATGAATATTTTTCAGTGTGATGGCAATATCATTTTTGCAGCGCACAAAGAATAGGCACTGTCCCTTCAGGTTGGACTCCGATAAAATGGCCAGAAACAGTCTCATTATTTTCGTTCCTTTTACAGAGCCTATGAAACATGCACATCCCCGCCAggggacataagaacataagaaagtttacaaactagaggaggccattcggcccatcttactcgtttggttgttagtagcttattgatcccagaatctcatcaagcagcttcttgaaggataccagggtgtcagcttcaacaacattactggggagttggtgtgTATAAACAGAACCGCTGTCACAAACCTTGCTAAGG
This sequence is a window from Acipenser ruthenus chromosome 6, fAciRut3.2 maternal haplotype, whole genome shotgun sequence. Protein-coding genes within it:
- the LOC117411205 gene encoding dynein axonemal heavy chain 8-like, which translates into the protein MLDASEGLLTGTRNILANIFFPAVCATENWGALNLSKHGEKEKQNFKDGIRRYIAFLDGTRVSIEGAVKLKKTTLIDLSKLQSFEDLMTAASDVDMIDQLEEVLMMWYKQIEQVLTESDQMRKEADASGPLTELDHWKRMSAKFNSIIEHINGHDCKTVIHALNISRSKTLKLLLLFVP